One part of the Eubalaena glacialis isolate mEubGla1 chromosome 19, mEubGla1.1.hap2.+ XY, whole genome shotgun sequence genome encodes these proteins:
- the AATK gene encoding serine/threonine-protein kinase LMTK1 isoform X2: MSSSFFNPSFAFSSHFDPDGAPLSELSWSSSLSVVAVSFSGLFTVIALMLACLCCKKGGIGFKEFENAEGEEYAADFSARGSPAAAAQNGPDVYVLPLTEVSLPMAKQPGRSVQLLKSTDLGRHSLLYLEEIGHGWFGKVFLGEVNSGISSTQVVVKELKASASVQEQMQFLEEAQPYRALQHSNLLQCLAQCAEVTPYLLVMEFCPMGDLKGYLRSCRVAESMAPDPLTLQRMACEVACGVLHLHRNNYVHSDLALRNCLLTADLTVKIGDYGLSHGKYREDYFVTADQLWVPLRWIAPELVDEVHCNLLVVDQTKASNVWSLGVTIWELFELGAQPYPHHSDRQVLAYAVREQQLKLPKPQLQLTLSDRWYEVMQFCWLQPEQRPTAEEVHLLLSYLCAKGATEAEEEFERRWRSLRPGGGGAGPGLGAAGLALGGTGELAATSSFPLLEQFAGDSFHTDGDDVLTVTETSRGLNFEYKWEAGRGSEAFPPPEGALSPGRDARLEELCIPDGAPPGVVPVLSAHSPSVGSEYFIRLEDPAPAAGHDPDCAGCAPSTLAATLRPDGSDHDDDSDGSEAASLVMEPLLGHAPPADGPWGHFDYYPCRSHARDLPCTSRSPSPSPETPMLAEPRAEDIDWGVGAFCPPFFEDPLGTSPSGSSGARPSPGGEELGETEMPRAAQHRHWSSNVSANNNSGSRAPEFWVPGLSGYTDCCPGVKQALQTVPELGHPLIPEDPREPFLGPKGASSGKKLGRCLGLPHLYPAEGLTPALCLVTSPWTEAARSGGDSPQAEPRLAEEAEGSAGLQLPLFSIPSPSQEGALLPAEEASTPPTLLASPMPTGSPQPATEPVQALDSNSGSSFPELEAPGSEDEDTTEATSGVFTDLSSDGPQAEKPDVTPAFRSLQKQVGTPDSLDSLDIPSSASDGGSEVFSPLAVGTPGGQPRALDSGYDTENYESPEFVLKEAHEPCEPETFEELASEGESPGPETRLSASLGGLSEKNPYRDSAYFSDLDTEPEPPLGPKETQGGVPVPGPEPDLESPKSPRLLSAQPSPELGMLGEAQGSGPREVPPLPLPEDSSPEPSACPRGPRLEPPWPQDPAQVPPMPSPGRSKIFLLTPVRPSSGSHRPELQETLALLSGSGLQERTGGPGAPRTPLCLALPAVPAAPEGRPEEDEEDSEDSDESDEELRCYSIQEPSEESEEEAPPVPVVVAESQSARNLRSLLKMPNLLSEAFCEDLERKKKAVSFFDDVTVYLFDQESPTRELGEPFPGAKESSPTFPAGSPGSPSTPGRLRRADRSPDGPPAEEGGGFEWDDGLPLTPAQEPAPRVPAAPPKPAKPSPFSRFTVSPAPASRFSITHVSDSDSGSVGGPTAGAGGSCKEA; the protein is encoded by the exons ACGGCGCCCCGCTCAGCGAGCTCTCCTGGTCGTCCTCCCTGTCTGTGGTGGCCGTGTCCTTCTCCGGGCTCTTCACCGTCATCGCCCTCATGCTGGCCTGCCTGTGCTGTAAGAAGGGTGGCATCGGGTTCAAG GAGTTTGAGAATGCTGAGGGGGAAGAGTACGCGGCCGACTTCTCGGCACGGGGCTCCCCGGCAGCAGCAGCTCAGAACGGGCCCGACGTGTACGTCCTGCCACTCACCGAGGTCTCCCTGCCTATGGCCAAGCAGCCCGGGCGTTCAG TGCAGCTGCTCAAGTCCACAGATCTGGGCCGGCACAGCCTCCTGTACCTGGAGGAGATTGGGCACGGCTGGTTTGGGAAG GTATTCCTCGGGGAGGTGAACTCGGGCATCAGTAGCACCCAGGTGGTGGTGAAGGAGCTGAAGGCGAGCGCCAGCGTGCAGGAGCAGATGCAGTTCCTGGAGGAGGCGCAGCCCTACAG ggccctgcagCACAGCAACCTGCTCCAGTGCCTGGCCCAGTGCGCCGAGGTGACGCCCTACCTGTTGGTGATGGAGTTCTGCCCGATG GGGGACCTCAAGGGCTACCTGCGGAGCTGTCGGGTGGCAGAGTCCATGGCGCCCGACCCTCTGACCCTGCAGCGCATGGCCTGTGAGGTGGCCTGTGGCGTCCTGCACCTGCATCGCAACAACTATGTGCACAG tGACCTGGCCCTGAGGAACTGCCTGCTCACAGCCGACCTGACGGTGAAGATCGGCGACTATGGCCTGTCTCACGGCAAATACAGG GAGGACTACTTTGTGACGGCTGACCAGCTGTGGGTGCCACTGCGCTGGATCGCGCCTGAGCTGGTGGACGAGGTGCACTGCAATCTGCTGGTGGTGGACCAGACCAAGGCCAGCAACGTGTG GTCCCTGGGCGTGACCATCTGGGAGCTCTTTGAGCTGGGAGCGCAGCCCTATCCCCACCACTCCGACCGGCAGGTGCTGGCCTATGCTGTCCGGGAGCAGCAGCTCAAGCTGCCCAAGCCCCAGCTGCAGCTGACCCTCTCTGACCGCTG GTATGAGGTGATGCAGTTCTGCTGGCTGCAGCCTGAGCAGCGGCCGACGGCCGAGGAGGTGCACCTGCTGCTGTCCTACCTGTGTGCCAAGGGTGCCACCGAGGCGGAGGAGGAGTTTGAGCGGCGCTGGCGCTCACTGCGGCCTGGCGGGGGTGGCGCGGGCCCCGGGCTGGGGGCGGCAGGCCTGGCACTGGGGGGCACGGGCGAGCTTGCGGCCACCTCATCCTTCCCACTGCTGGAGCAGTTTGCTGGCGACAGCTTCCACACGGATGGTGACGACGTGCTGACAGTGACTGAGACGAGCCGTGGCCTCAACTTCGAGTACAAGTGGGAAGCCGGCCGCGGCTCCGAGGCCTTCCCGCCGCCTGAGGGCGCACTGAGTCCGGGCCGAGACGCGCGTCTGGAGGAGCTCTGCATCCCTGACGGCGCTCCCCCAGGCGTGGTGCCGGTGCTCAGCGCTCACAGCCCCTCGGTGGGCAGCGAGTACTTCATCCGCCTGGAAGACCCTGCGCCTGCCGCAGGCCACGACCCCGACTGTGCCGGCTGTGCCCCCAGCACCCTCGCCGCCACCCTGCGCCCCGACGGCAGTGACCACGACGATGACTCTGACGGCAGCGAGGCCGCCTCGCTGGTCATGGAGCCACTGCTGGGCCACGCGCCGCCCGCTGATGGCCCCTGGGGCCACTTCGACTACTACCCATGCAGGAGCCATGCCCGTGACCTGCCTTGCACCTCAcgctcaccctcaccctcaccggAGACCCCAATGCTGGCGGAGCCCAGAGCAGAGGATATTGACTGGGGCGTGGGGGCATTCTGCCCACCCTTCTTTGAGGACCCGCTGGGCACATCCCCCTCCGGGAGCTCCGGGGCCCGACCGTCCCCAGGTGGGGAAGAGCTGGGGGAGACTGAGATGCCCAGGGCTGCCCAGCACAGACACTGGAGCTCCAATGTATCTGCCAACAACAACAGCGGCAGCCGAGCGCCAGAATTCTGGGTCCCGGGCCTCTCAGGCTACACGGACTGCTGCCCTGGTGTGAAGCAGGCCCTACAGACCGTCCCTGAGCTGGGCCATCCTCTGATCCCAGAGGACCCCAGAGAGCCTTTCCTTGGGCCCAAGGGGGCCTCCTCTGGTAAGAAGCTGGGCCGCTGCCTTGGCCTCCCCCATCTGTATCCTGCTGAGGGCCTGACACCTGCCCTGTGCCTGGTCACATCCCCCTGGACAGAGGCAGCCAGAAGTGGGGGTGACAGCCCCCAGGCAGAGCCCAGGCTTGCAGAGGAGGCCGAGGGCTCTGCTGGACTCCAGCTGCCCCTTTTCTCCATCCCATCCCCATCCCAAGAGGGAGCCCTGCTTCCTGCCGAGGAGGCCAGCACCCCGCCCACCCTGCTTGCCTCACCCATGCCCACTGGCAGCCCACAGCCTGCCACCGAGCCAGTCCAGGCCCTGGACAGCAACAGTGGCAGCAGCTTCCCTGAGCTGGAGGCACCAGGCAGTGAAGACGAGGACACGACTGAGGCCACTTCTGGTGTCTTCACTGACTTGTCCAGCGACGGCCCACAGGCTGAGAAACCAGATGTGACACCAGCCTTCCGCTCCCTACAGAAGCAGGTGGGGACCCCCGACTCCCTGGACTCCCTGGACATCCCATCCTCAGCCAGTGATGGCGGCTCTGAGGTCTTCAGCCCACTAGCTGTTGGCACCCCTGGCGGGCAGCCCCGAGCCCTGGACAGCGGCTATGACACGGAGAACTACGAGTCCCCTGAGTTTGTACTCAAGGAGGCGCATGAGCCCTGTGAGCCTGAGACCTTTGAGGAGCTGGCCTCAGAGGGTGAGAGCCCCGGGCCAGAGACTCGTCTCTCCGCCTCCCTGGGTGGCCTCAGCGAGAAGAATCCCTATCGCGACTCTGCCTACTTCTCAGACCTGGACACGGAGCCAGAGCCCCCCTTGGGCCCCAAGGAGACGCAAGGAGGTGTCCCAGTCCCCGGGCCAGAGCCTGATCTGGAGAGCCCGAAGAGCCCCAGGCTGCTGTCTGCACAGCCCTCCCCTGAGTTGGGGATGCTTGGGGAGGCACAGGGCTCTGGCCCCAGGGAGGTGCCGCCACTGCCACTGCCTGAGGACTCTTCCCCAGAGCCAAGCGCCTGCCCCAGGGGCCCCAGGCTGGAGCCTCCCTGGCCCCAAGACCCAGCCCAGGTGCCACCCATGCCCAGCCCCGGGCGCTCGAAGATTTTCCTGCTGACTCCGGTCCGGCCCAGCTCAGGAAGCCACCGCCCCGAGCTCCAGGAGACCCTGGCACTGCTGTCAGGGTCGGGCCTGCAGGAACGGACAGGGGGCCCAGGTGCCCCCAGAACCCCACTCTGCCTGGCCCTGCCGGCAGTCCCCGCGGCTCCAGAGGGGCGGccggaggaggacgaggaggacaGTGAAGACAGCGACGAGTCGGACGAGGAGCTCCGCTGCTACAGCATCCAGGAGCCGAGCGAGGAGAGCGAGGAGGAGGCGCCGCCTGTGCCCGTGGTGGTGGCGGAGAGCCAGAGTGCGCGCAACCTGCGCAGCCTGCTTAAGATGCCCAACCTGCTGTCTGAGGCCTTCTGCGAGGACCTGGAGCGCAAGAAGAAAGCCGTGTCCTTCTTCGACGATGTCACCGTCTACCTCTTCGACCAG GAAAGCCCCACCCGGGAGCTCGGGGAGCCCTTCCCCGGCGCCAAGGAGTCGTCCCCCACGTTCCCGGCGGGCAGCCCGGGCTCCCCCAGCACCCCCGGCCGGCTTCGACGGGCTGACCGCTCCCCCGACGGCCCCCCGGCCGAAGAGG GCGGAGGGTTCGAGTGGGACGATGGCCTCCCGCTGACGCCGGCCCAGGAGCCAGCCCCGCGCGTCCCCGCTGCGCCCCCCAAGCCCGCCAAGCCCAGCCCCTTCTCTCGCTTCACTGTCTCACCAGCGCCTGCGTCCCGCTTCTCCATCACACACGTCTCCGACTCGGACTCCGGGTCCGTGGGAG
- the AATK gene encoding serine/threonine-protein kinase LMTK1 isoform X1, protein MSSSFFNPSFAFSSHFDPDGAPLSELSWSSSLSVVAVSFSGLFTVIALMLACLCCKKGGIGFKEFENAEGEEYAADFSARGSPAAAAQNGPDVYVLPLTEVSLPMAKQPGRSVQLLKSTDLGRHSLLYLEEIGHGWFGKVFLGEVNSGISSTQVVVKELKASASVQEQMQFLEEAQPYRALQHSNLLQCLAQCAEVTPYLLVMEFCPMGDLKGYLRSCRVAESMAPDPLTLQRMACEVACGVLHLHRNNYVHSDLALRNCLLTADLTVKIGDYGLSHGKYREDYFVTADQLWVPLRWIAPELVDEVHCNLLVVDQTKASNVWSLGVTIWELFELGAQPYPHHSDRQVLAYAVREQQLKLPKPQLQLTLSDRWYEVMQFCWLQPEQRPTAEEVHLLLSYLCAKGATEAEEEFERRWRSLRPGGGGAGPGLGAAGLALGGTGELAATSSFPLLEQFAGDSFHTDGDDVLTVTETSRGLNFEYKWEAGRGSEAFPPPEGALSPGRDARLEELCIPDGAPPGVVPVLSAHSPSVGSEYFIRLEDPAPAAGHDPDCAGCAPSTLAATLRPDGSDHDDDSDGSEAASLVMEPLLGHAPPADGPWGHFDYYPCRSHARDLPCTSRSPSPSPETPMLAEPRAEDIDWGVGAFCPPFFEDPLGTSPSGSSGARPSPGGEELGETEMPRAAQHRHWSSNVSANNNSGSRAPEFWVPGLSGYTDCCPGVKQALQTVPELGHPLIPEDPREPFLGPKGASSGKKLGRCLGLPHLYPAEGLTPALCLVTSPWTEAARSGGDSPQAEPRLAEEAEGSAGLQLPLFSIPSPSQEGALLPAEEASTPPTLLASPMPTGSPQPATEPVQALDSNSGSSFPELEAPGSEDEDTTEATSGVFTDLSSDGPQAEKPDVTPAFRSLQKQVGTPDSLDSLDIPSSASDGGSEVFSPLAVGTPGGQPRALDSGYDTENYESPEFVLKEAHEPCEPETFEELASEGESPGPETRLSASLGGLSEKNPYRDSAYFSDLDTEPEPPLGPKETQGGVPVPGPEPDLESPKSPRLLSAQPSPELGMLGEAQGSGPREVPPLPLPEDSSPEPSACPRGPRLEPPWPQDPAQVPPMPSPGRSKIFLLTPVRPSSGSHRPELQETLALLSGSGLQERTGGPGAPRTPLCLALPAVPAAPEGRPEEDEEDSEDSDESDEELRCYSIQEPSEESEEEAPPVPVVVAESQSARNLRSLLKMPNLLSEAFCEDLERKKKAVSFFDDVTVYLFDQESPTRELGEPFPGAKESSPTFPAGSPGSPSTPGRLRRADRSPDGPPAEEGGGFEWDDGLPLTPAQEPAPRVPAAPPKPAKPSPFSRFTVSPAPASRFSITHVSDSDSGSVGVVSSSFQALRCPMQHPGGAGQDERPLSGAGH, encoded by the exons ACGGCGCCCCGCTCAGCGAGCTCTCCTGGTCGTCCTCCCTGTCTGTGGTGGCCGTGTCCTTCTCCGGGCTCTTCACCGTCATCGCCCTCATGCTGGCCTGCCTGTGCTGTAAGAAGGGTGGCATCGGGTTCAAG GAGTTTGAGAATGCTGAGGGGGAAGAGTACGCGGCCGACTTCTCGGCACGGGGCTCCCCGGCAGCAGCAGCTCAGAACGGGCCCGACGTGTACGTCCTGCCACTCACCGAGGTCTCCCTGCCTATGGCCAAGCAGCCCGGGCGTTCAG TGCAGCTGCTCAAGTCCACAGATCTGGGCCGGCACAGCCTCCTGTACCTGGAGGAGATTGGGCACGGCTGGTTTGGGAAG GTATTCCTCGGGGAGGTGAACTCGGGCATCAGTAGCACCCAGGTGGTGGTGAAGGAGCTGAAGGCGAGCGCCAGCGTGCAGGAGCAGATGCAGTTCCTGGAGGAGGCGCAGCCCTACAG ggccctgcagCACAGCAACCTGCTCCAGTGCCTGGCCCAGTGCGCCGAGGTGACGCCCTACCTGTTGGTGATGGAGTTCTGCCCGATG GGGGACCTCAAGGGCTACCTGCGGAGCTGTCGGGTGGCAGAGTCCATGGCGCCCGACCCTCTGACCCTGCAGCGCATGGCCTGTGAGGTGGCCTGTGGCGTCCTGCACCTGCATCGCAACAACTATGTGCACAG tGACCTGGCCCTGAGGAACTGCCTGCTCACAGCCGACCTGACGGTGAAGATCGGCGACTATGGCCTGTCTCACGGCAAATACAGG GAGGACTACTTTGTGACGGCTGACCAGCTGTGGGTGCCACTGCGCTGGATCGCGCCTGAGCTGGTGGACGAGGTGCACTGCAATCTGCTGGTGGTGGACCAGACCAAGGCCAGCAACGTGTG GTCCCTGGGCGTGACCATCTGGGAGCTCTTTGAGCTGGGAGCGCAGCCCTATCCCCACCACTCCGACCGGCAGGTGCTGGCCTATGCTGTCCGGGAGCAGCAGCTCAAGCTGCCCAAGCCCCAGCTGCAGCTGACCCTCTCTGACCGCTG GTATGAGGTGATGCAGTTCTGCTGGCTGCAGCCTGAGCAGCGGCCGACGGCCGAGGAGGTGCACCTGCTGCTGTCCTACCTGTGTGCCAAGGGTGCCACCGAGGCGGAGGAGGAGTTTGAGCGGCGCTGGCGCTCACTGCGGCCTGGCGGGGGTGGCGCGGGCCCCGGGCTGGGGGCGGCAGGCCTGGCACTGGGGGGCACGGGCGAGCTTGCGGCCACCTCATCCTTCCCACTGCTGGAGCAGTTTGCTGGCGACAGCTTCCACACGGATGGTGACGACGTGCTGACAGTGACTGAGACGAGCCGTGGCCTCAACTTCGAGTACAAGTGGGAAGCCGGCCGCGGCTCCGAGGCCTTCCCGCCGCCTGAGGGCGCACTGAGTCCGGGCCGAGACGCGCGTCTGGAGGAGCTCTGCATCCCTGACGGCGCTCCCCCAGGCGTGGTGCCGGTGCTCAGCGCTCACAGCCCCTCGGTGGGCAGCGAGTACTTCATCCGCCTGGAAGACCCTGCGCCTGCCGCAGGCCACGACCCCGACTGTGCCGGCTGTGCCCCCAGCACCCTCGCCGCCACCCTGCGCCCCGACGGCAGTGACCACGACGATGACTCTGACGGCAGCGAGGCCGCCTCGCTGGTCATGGAGCCACTGCTGGGCCACGCGCCGCCCGCTGATGGCCCCTGGGGCCACTTCGACTACTACCCATGCAGGAGCCATGCCCGTGACCTGCCTTGCACCTCAcgctcaccctcaccctcaccggAGACCCCAATGCTGGCGGAGCCCAGAGCAGAGGATATTGACTGGGGCGTGGGGGCATTCTGCCCACCCTTCTTTGAGGACCCGCTGGGCACATCCCCCTCCGGGAGCTCCGGGGCCCGACCGTCCCCAGGTGGGGAAGAGCTGGGGGAGACTGAGATGCCCAGGGCTGCCCAGCACAGACACTGGAGCTCCAATGTATCTGCCAACAACAACAGCGGCAGCCGAGCGCCAGAATTCTGGGTCCCGGGCCTCTCAGGCTACACGGACTGCTGCCCTGGTGTGAAGCAGGCCCTACAGACCGTCCCTGAGCTGGGCCATCCTCTGATCCCAGAGGACCCCAGAGAGCCTTTCCTTGGGCCCAAGGGGGCCTCCTCTGGTAAGAAGCTGGGCCGCTGCCTTGGCCTCCCCCATCTGTATCCTGCTGAGGGCCTGACACCTGCCCTGTGCCTGGTCACATCCCCCTGGACAGAGGCAGCCAGAAGTGGGGGTGACAGCCCCCAGGCAGAGCCCAGGCTTGCAGAGGAGGCCGAGGGCTCTGCTGGACTCCAGCTGCCCCTTTTCTCCATCCCATCCCCATCCCAAGAGGGAGCCCTGCTTCCTGCCGAGGAGGCCAGCACCCCGCCCACCCTGCTTGCCTCACCCATGCCCACTGGCAGCCCACAGCCTGCCACCGAGCCAGTCCAGGCCCTGGACAGCAACAGTGGCAGCAGCTTCCCTGAGCTGGAGGCACCAGGCAGTGAAGACGAGGACACGACTGAGGCCACTTCTGGTGTCTTCACTGACTTGTCCAGCGACGGCCCACAGGCTGAGAAACCAGATGTGACACCAGCCTTCCGCTCCCTACAGAAGCAGGTGGGGACCCCCGACTCCCTGGACTCCCTGGACATCCCATCCTCAGCCAGTGATGGCGGCTCTGAGGTCTTCAGCCCACTAGCTGTTGGCACCCCTGGCGGGCAGCCCCGAGCCCTGGACAGCGGCTATGACACGGAGAACTACGAGTCCCCTGAGTTTGTACTCAAGGAGGCGCATGAGCCCTGTGAGCCTGAGACCTTTGAGGAGCTGGCCTCAGAGGGTGAGAGCCCCGGGCCAGAGACTCGTCTCTCCGCCTCCCTGGGTGGCCTCAGCGAGAAGAATCCCTATCGCGACTCTGCCTACTTCTCAGACCTGGACACGGAGCCAGAGCCCCCCTTGGGCCCCAAGGAGACGCAAGGAGGTGTCCCAGTCCCCGGGCCAGAGCCTGATCTGGAGAGCCCGAAGAGCCCCAGGCTGCTGTCTGCACAGCCCTCCCCTGAGTTGGGGATGCTTGGGGAGGCACAGGGCTCTGGCCCCAGGGAGGTGCCGCCACTGCCACTGCCTGAGGACTCTTCCCCAGAGCCAAGCGCCTGCCCCAGGGGCCCCAGGCTGGAGCCTCCCTGGCCCCAAGACCCAGCCCAGGTGCCACCCATGCCCAGCCCCGGGCGCTCGAAGATTTTCCTGCTGACTCCGGTCCGGCCCAGCTCAGGAAGCCACCGCCCCGAGCTCCAGGAGACCCTGGCACTGCTGTCAGGGTCGGGCCTGCAGGAACGGACAGGGGGCCCAGGTGCCCCCAGAACCCCACTCTGCCTGGCCCTGCCGGCAGTCCCCGCGGCTCCAGAGGGGCGGccggaggaggacgaggaggacaGTGAAGACAGCGACGAGTCGGACGAGGAGCTCCGCTGCTACAGCATCCAGGAGCCGAGCGAGGAGAGCGAGGAGGAGGCGCCGCCTGTGCCCGTGGTGGTGGCGGAGAGCCAGAGTGCGCGCAACCTGCGCAGCCTGCTTAAGATGCCCAACCTGCTGTCTGAGGCCTTCTGCGAGGACCTGGAGCGCAAGAAGAAAGCCGTGTCCTTCTTCGACGATGTCACCGTCTACCTCTTCGACCAG GAAAGCCCCACCCGGGAGCTCGGGGAGCCCTTCCCCGGCGCCAAGGAGTCGTCCCCCACGTTCCCGGCGGGCAGCCCGGGCTCCCCCAGCACCCCCGGCCGGCTTCGACGGGCTGACCGCTCCCCCGACGGCCCCCCGGCCGAAGAGG GCGGAGGGTTCGAGTGGGACGATGGCCTCCCGCTGACGCCGGCCCAGGAGCCAGCCCCGCGCGTCCCCGCTGCGCCCCCCAAGCCCGCCAAGCCCAGCCCCTTCTCTCGCTTCACTGTCTCACCAGCGCCTGCGTCCCGCTTCTCCATCACACACGTCTCCGACTCGGACTCCGGGTCCGTGGGAG